The Solanum dulcamara chromosome 6, daSolDulc1.2, whole genome shotgun sequence genome contains the following window.
aatttgaattatACTTTTCACTATTgccctttgtaaaatcataaatataactttgcaaataaagtgatttatctcctaaaaaatataaaacttcaataaataaaagggcaaatatggaaaaagtttcaaacttctatcttgaactttgaacaattcaattattttgaacaataaaaaatcTCTCAAAAATTCTCTTAATaaggaatggagggagtatcaAAATTAGTTTGTTTGGTGTAAGATTCGAACTTGTGACCTAAGAGGTTAAGATACAAGTCCTCAATatttgccacttgagttagTGCCTAATTGgcttaatttattttaagcggcttataagctgaaaatgatttctaagccaaaaaaataagttgggctacccaacttattttttttggcttataagttgttttcaacttataagctgctttagataagctaagtcaAACAAGACAGCCTGAAAAACTCCTCATATTCAGTGTAACTTGGGAGATATTGACATGACTTTGTGAGAGTTAATGCATGTATGAAGTACGTAAAAAAATAGAATTGGACCAAAATGTAACCGTTACTCTCATTGATAGTGCCGGAGCCAGAATTTTTAGTAAggggttcaaaatttgaaaaattagaCACATGAACTAATCGAAGGGGGAtcacatctactatttatacacaaaaaattattttaaccatgtataagcAGTATAAATTTTCGACCAAGGGAGTTCGGATCTCACAATAAGATGGCTCCGCCCCTGCTCATTGATGGCTCTTACTATGAATAACAACATATTTGATGTAGTTTTATAAGTGATGAAATCGGGAGAAAGTAGTGTGTATGCATAATTTTTGGGTCTAACTTAATATCTAAAGCTAGTTTGTGAGAGAATGATTGTACAAGCCATACATACGTGGGACTTAACAATCCATCTCGCGCCTAAAACTCTGATGCATGGATGATTTATTATGGGGCCAAATATCGATAAATCATAAATTGAAATGGGTCTGATTCAGTTATCATCTAAAAAATGATCTTGAACCTAACTCAACTTCAAAAGTTAGCTGGTGAGGGATATAGTGTCtggataaaattttattttacccTACTGCAGGTCATaatccttctcttctcttttcttgcTTTTGATTTCTGTACTCTGATACTTGCAGCTGTAATTTTCCAAGGCAAAAGTAACTGACCTCTATTCACTGAACATACTTGACGTGACATGACTTGCACAAATTAGTGAACTTGAAGATTTTGATGGGGCATCCATCGTTTAGGCACGTAAagaaaatcattttcttattgaaAAAGAATTAGAATAAGTAAAATTTTGCGAACATATTAACTATTCCTATTAGTTAAGtgattatttaaaaatttaaccCCATTAAAATTACTCCTATCATATCATCAATATCCTATTAACCAAAATACTCTAATTGtttcatatttgattgatcAAGGAGTTTAACAAGTTAATTTAAAAGGTCTTTTGAATCTTCTTATCTGATAAGACTAAATATAACGTTGCAGAATAGGGcgggaaagaaagggaaaaagggATCAAAATATAGATCTCCCTTtggaaattcatcttgaaacaAATCTATGGAGATTGATACTGCAGCAACACTATTTTCCAATTCCAACCCACAGATCTGAATCATTAACTACTCTTGCAGTGACAAAATCCTTACCATATCCAGTTTTGTTGTAATAAGTTCATTCCTGAACATTAGAAAACGAAAGGGTGTCACGTTCAATTATACAATTTTAAGGGAAGGGAAGAGAAGGGAAGCAATTGTGGGGGAGATGATTGGAAGGGTTCAGCCATTAACAGCTATCCGGGTGTCATATTGATAAGCCAGTCAATAGATTACATTCcatgatttttgttattttgaatatttcGTTGCTATCTCTTCATGCACCACTAGCATATAGGCGTGTCCACTCCTTAGCTGGATcattgaagaaaaaagaaagtcaAATCAAGGATTGGACAAAAAATGTGTATGCAGATTTGCATAACGAGAAGATGTTAATGTTCTACTTTTGCAGCTGTACATTGGAAGACCAGAACACAACTTACCCGTTTCAACAGCTTCAACCTCATTTGACTTCCAGTGCTTTGCAATGTTTTCAGAGAGTGGATCATCCGGATTTGGAGCACTCAAAAGTGCTTGGATGCTGAAACAGGATTAAACTTTTTAAACTTCTGACACCTTAAAAGCTTAGTTTAGTTCTCATTTTCGTAGTATTCATCAGTCTTGCATCTTTTGAGGTACACGGAGATGAGCAAAATATTTCAAAGCACGATAAGTTATTTAATACCTCAAAAGTACAGTACGGATCTGAAGAGCAGGACTCCATTTGTCTTTAAGAATATCAAGGCATATCCTTCCAAGCTTCACATCAAAAGGCATAAATAAGCAGGGTATTTCATGGCTTATATCTATGTATGAATATGAAAGAGTTGATAAGGATAACAAACCTTATCAATGTTCGGATGGTAGATTTTGGTGAGGAATCGAACCTGTGAGGATGCAAATTGATCAATGACTATGCATAGCAAAACTTTGCAACATATTACATGCATAAAAAAAGAAACGTGCACAAACACATAACATCTGCAACTATTAAGATCAAGGATACATGTCATGTTTAAGTATTAGTCCACAATCATTTGAAAAGTAAGCTTTCTGTTCTAAGCAGCAGCACCAGGTACTACTTCATCTAGAAACCTACCATGAAAAGCACCCAGGAAAAATTGCAATATTTTACCCCAACAGTCTTTCCAGATTTAGAATCTTTATGCATCTACAAATAAAGGTATTGCCTTTGCTATAACTCCAAGCTTCTGCAGAAGAAGGGAACCCTAGCGTTTTACGGACTGAGTAACTATGTCCACGCCAGAATTCAGGTCATGACATCCTTTATCTTCAATTATCCAACAGACCATAAGTCTGAATACTAAGCATAAAAATCCAAGAAACCCTCGCACAGCACATGCCCATATGAACCACTGTCCTAAgtcatatttaattaaatatatctAAATTAATCAACATAGAATTACAGCAGAAATCCAAATTTGACAAACTTCTTCTCAGCCACCACGATTCTAatttttttggttgaaaaaTCTACTCCTAAATAATAAATCTCATTACAGTTCTGTTTAATGACTGAATAGGGTTAGCAGAGTTCTCACTTATAAGTTCAATTGAAACCAAAGGTATAAACAACTGTGCCAAGCGGCTTGACTAAACCTTAACAATGAAAGTGAGATTTAAATTTGAGATCAGACAAGGCAGAAAATTAGAAGATGTCAACCATAAAGAGCAGTTCAGCAACAAAAATAATAGTCCATGAGAACACAAGCTACAATTTTCCTAATCACTATAGCAACCGGCTAATTTCCTTCAACAGCTGATATCCTGATCACGATGGACAATCAAATCATTTTCCAGAAGAAAAATCTAATCAGAGTCCTGAATCAAACTAGTCAATAATACAAAACAAATTGATCAGTTATATATATGGGTTCAAATCAAATTCTTAGATGAAGTTCCAATGGTATTTGCACATTGTCACTACTCACTACCACGTAGAACCAGACTTTAAACATcacaaaattttaataattttgatcATTAGTACTTTGTTTATTCCAGCACTAACATGTATCTTGACTCATCGTCCCAGTAAAACCAATATCCAGGCAGCCCATGTGTACTATATTTTCACAACCCCACACTGCATATAAATGGAAGCAGTGTTGGGGAAACAGTCATCTAACCAGTACTCCAAGAAAAGAAACCTCAACATCTACAAAGTTGTGAAACATGATCCTGGATCGATAAGCCTGTCTCTTAGTTTTTCAGCTGTCATGAGCTTCTTTGTCATTGCATCTGACATCAAACTTGAGCATCTATTACTAAAAATCATGATCAAAttaattttaccttcttttctttctttttttgattaaGGCAACATTgttttaccttcttttccttgtcAAGAAAAAAGTACAAACTGCATAAACACTTCACCTAACATGTATACTTAGGCAGCAGTAAATAACAGCTATTAACAGGGTAAAAGAAAGCAGCAAAGATTTAACAACTGAGAAGTTTCAAATCCAGAATGATACATCAGGAAGTTGAAATGTCGCAACATATTGCCAGACATAGAGACATCAGACTATAACTTCCAGCGAAAAGGCATATTCAAATTGAGATATAACACTCCACCAGGAGAGAGATGGTAATAtcaacaaaaaagaaagagcCACATATAACTAGCAAAGGGAGATCGGAACAAGGAAAAACACATAAGCAACAACAGCAACCGTCGTGTCGATTACAAGACATTTTAACCGTAGCTTGATATTTGCGTCCAGAAAATAtcagtcaaaaacaaataaatctTTATCCATTCCAAAGCTTTGAGATACCATTTCAAGAACCAAAAATCCAGAACATCAACTGGAATTTGTTAAATGCTTAATGCGTGTGTATACCTTAGGAGCAGCCATTGGGTACTCTTCAGGCAAAAATAGTTCGAGCTTGAAGACACCTCCTACACAAAAGAAGGTAAGCAGATTAGGTAACGGAGAAGCCAAGGGAAAAATGTGTGCTGCAGTCAGAACATATATTATTCAAAATACACCTCTAGCGGTATCCTCTGAATCATTATCCAACAAAACAAAGGAAAATCAGAAGACCTAAAATCATGCATTATCACAAAAACATTAGAAGGTGGTTGATGGGTGTATTGCAGCTGAATGCTAGCTATTAGCAACAGTTTCTACTAGAAAACAATAttcaacattttaaaataagatCAGCCAGCTTTCTGCTACGCTCCTGAGGATCCAAACaacattaagacattcataaTAAACATGCATACAGTGATGCTCATATTACCGGTAATTactgtaaaaaaataattctgaaTGCAGTACCAGATATCACCATCAGTAGTCTTATCAACTAGTCAGGTTAACTTCATATTCTGCAGGATTAAAGTCCAGTAAAATTAGCTGGTTTTTATATTTGGCCGATATAGTATGCAGCCACTGAAAAGGTACATAAGCACACCGGACTATACAAAGGATGAGAATAGAACAAATTAGAGGGAAAAGGTGATCAGTTTGGGCAAATTAATGCACAAGTAAAATGCTGGAACCAAAAAAAATAGCAACAAAGACAAACTTTGGCCAATAGAATACACCAGCCAAGAGACCATTTCAGTACAAAGGAATCAATTTAAACCACACAATATGAAGATCAACAAAAACAAGTAAACTCTGCAAGCATATATCCCTGCTTACTCAAATCTTATAATTGAGCTCATTCATTACCTTCATAAGGAGATTGTGTTGGACCAAGAATCATGACATTAAAGTATCGCATATTGTCTTCCGATGGCGACGCACTTATCCCAGGAGCTGCACCAGAGTTAAATCAGTATTAGATCATCCTAAACCTTTACTACCAACATAACTAATATACATCAACACTTATACTGAAAACttc
Protein-coding sequences here:
- the LOC129892367 gene encoding ubiquitin-conjugating enzyme E2 35-like; translated protein: MANSNLPRRIIKETQRLLSEPAPGISASPSEDNMRYFNVMILGPTQSPYEGGVFKLELFLPEEYPMAAPKVRFLTKIYHPNIDKLGRICLDILKDKWSPALQIRTVLLSIQALLSAPNPDDPLSENIAKHWKSNEVEAVETAKEWTRLYASGA